Proteins from a genomic interval of Gossypium hirsutum isolate 1008001.06 chromosome A09, Gossypium_hirsutum_v2.1, whole genome shotgun sequence:
- the LOC121206138 gene encoding photosystem II CP47 reaction center protein-like, with the protein MGLPWYRVHTVVLNDPGRLLSVHIMHTALVTGWASSMALYELAVFDPFDPVLDPMWRQGMFVIPFMTRLGITNSWGGWSITGGTITNSGIWSYEGVAGAHIVFSGLCFLAAIWHWVYWDLEIFCDERTGKPSLDLPKIFGIHLFLLGVACFGFGAFHVTGLYGPGI; encoded by the coding sequence ATGGGTTTGCCTTGGTATCGTGTTCATACTGTCGTATTGAATGATCCCGGTCGCTTGCTTTCTGTTCATATAATGCATACGGCTCTGGTTACTGGTTGGGCCAGTTCAATGGCTCTATATGAATTAGCCGTTTTTGATCCCTTCGATCCCGTTCTTGATCCAATGTGGAGACAAGGTATGTTCGTTATACCGTTCATGACTCGTTTAGGAATAACCAATTCATGGGGCGGTTGGAGTATTACAGGGGGGACTATAACAAATTCGGGTATTTGGAGTTACGAAGGTGTGGCCGGAGCACATATTGTGTTTTCTGGCTTGTGCTTCTTGGCAGCTATCTGGCATTGGGTATATTGGGATCTAGAAATTTTTTGTGATGAGCGCACAGGAAAACCTTCTTTGGATTTGCCCAAGATTTTTGGAATTCATTTATTTCTCTTAGGAGTGGCTTGCTTTGGCTTTGGCGCATTTCATGTAACAGGATTGTATGGTCCTGGAATATAG